The stretch of DNA TTCTGGGAATGCTCGCTGTCCAATATACATATTTTGCCGCAATAGAACATGGAAATGCTGCAACAGCGACCATTCTCCAGTATTTAGCACCAGCTCTCATCACATGCTATCTGGCTATACGATCCAGGCGTTTGCCCTCATTCCCCATTAGTGTATCTTTAGTCATTGCCATTATAGGTACTTTCCTGCTTGTAACCGGTGGAAATCTGCAATCTCTCACCATATCCGGCTGGGCCATTTTCTGGGGTGTTGCCTCGGCTTTCGCTTTAAGCTTTTACACATTGCAGCCCTTGAAACTGCTGGCAAGCTGGGGTGCAAGAATTGTGGTGGGGTGGGGTATGCTGATCGGCGGGTTCTGCTTCAGTTTCATTCATCCCCCTTGGCAAATGGAGGGCGAATGGTCATTATCATCCTCAGCCGCCATTTTATTTGTCATCATCTTTGGTACCATCATCGCTTTTTATTTTTACTTGGAAAGTACAAAGTATATCGCAGCTTCCAAGGTAAGTATCCTGGCATCCGTCGAACCATTGTCTGCAACTTTTCTGTCCATACTGTGGTTTCAAATTCCATTCGGTCTGCCGGAGTGGGGTGGCGCAATCCTGATTCTAATTACGATAACAATCCTATCCATTATGAAAGGTGAAAGGTGATAAGCCTGTTCACTTTGTGTGGAGCCTTTTGTCTTTCCAGCGATGATCCTGGCTTGGTGTAATTTATGACTAAGAAAAATGCCACCCCATAAAGGGATGGCATTTTTCTTAGTTAGGTCCGACAACTGCATGCGGAACATAGGGTTCTTCGAGAAACGCGACTTCTTCATCTGTCAGCTTGACGGATAAAGAACCTACGGCATCCTCCAGATGCGAAATTTTCGTGGCACCGATGATAGGGGATGTCACCGTTTCTTTCGATAACAGCCAGGCGAGCGCGATATGGATGCGCGGCACACCATGTTTCTCAGCCACTTCCGCTACCCGTTCGACAACCACTCGATCAGCATCAGCAGTTGCATCATATTTGGATCTTTGGATCTGATCCGTCTTGGAACGCAGGGTTGTTTCCGACCAATCACGCGTCAATCTTCCTGAAGCGAGCGGACTGTACGGAGTCACACCGATTTTTTCTTCTTTGCAAAGAGGGAGCATTTCCCGCTCTTCTTCGCGGTAAATGAGGTTATAATGATTCTGCATCGATACAAAGCGTGTCCAATTATGTTTCTCTG from Terribacillus sp. FSL K6-0262 encodes:
- a CDS encoding EamA family transporter; its protein translation is MENKQIAGTALVLLGAIFWGVSGTVAQFLFQTKGFSTEWLTVVRLLAAGVALLTIARMKEGRKVWAVWKNKQEAISLILFGILGMLAVQYTYFAAIEHGNAATATILQYLAPALITCYLAIRSRRLPSFPISVSLVIAIIGTFLLVTGGNLQSLTISGWAIFWGVASAFALSFYTLQPLKLLASWGARIVVGWGMLIGGFCFSFIHPPWQMEGEWSLSSSAAILFVIIFGTIIAFYFYLESTKYIAASKVSILASVEPLSATFLSILWFQIPFGLPEWGGAILILITITILSIMKGER